A portion of the Corynebacterium jeikeium genome contains these proteins:
- a CDS encoding WXG100 family type VII secretion target, translating to MQPIRYSFGGIDGAADDIRSTSGTINGLLGDLKKRIAPMVSTWEGDSSDSYQEAQREWDTAAEELNMILTTIADTVSAGSQRMADINRRAAASWG from the coding sequence ATGCAACCAATTAGGTACAGTTTTGGCGGCATCGACGGTGCTGCCGATGACATTCGGTCCACTTCTGGCACCATCAACGGGCTGCTCGGAGATTTGAAGAAGCGCATCGCGCCGATGGTCTCTACGTGGGAGGGTGACTCTTCGGATTCTTACCAGGAGGCTCAGCGTGAATGGGACACAGCAGCGGAGGAGCTCAATATGATTCTCACGACTATCGCGGATACGGTCAGCGCAGGTAGCCAGCGAATGGCGGATATTAACCGCCGCGCGGCAGCTAGCTGGGGATAG
- a CDS encoding 50S ribosomal protein L13: MSTFHPKDGDIERKWYVIDATDVVLGRLATHAADLLRGKGKAYFAPNVDCGDHVIIINADKVHVSSNKREREMRYRHSGFPGGLKSMTLGRSLEVHPERVIAEAIEGMMPHNKLSRASIKKLHVFAGSEHPFAGQKPENYEIKAVAQ, from the coding sequence TTGTCTACTTTCCATCCGAAGGACGGTGACATCGAGCGCAAGTGGTACGTCATCGACGCTACCGACGTTGTTCTCGGCCGTCTGGCTACTCACGCCGCAGACTTGCTGCGCGGTAAGGGCAAGGCTTACTTCGCCCCTAACGTCGACTGCGGTGACCACGTCATCATCATCAACGCCGATAAGGTGCACGTCTCCTCTAACAAGCGGGAACGTGAGATGCGCTACCGCCACTCGGGCTTCCCGGGCGGCCTGAAGTCGATGACCCTGGGTCGTTCCCTCGAGGTTCACCCGGAGCGCGTTATCGCTGAGGCTATTGAGGGCATGATGCCGCACAACAAGCTTTCGCGTGCGTCCATCAAGAAGCTGCACGTCTTCGCCGGTTCCGAGCACCCGTTCGCCGGTCAGAAGCCTGAAAACTACGAGATCAAGGCGGTGGCACAGTGA
- a CDS encoding 30S ribosomal protein S9: protein MTNPQDVNENQNVEATEASYDDVQAAAAAATEEFTSSIGDAVATETEAEAAPAAPLTLDRPIQTVGRRKRAVARVVLTAGSGKIVCNGRELEDYFPNKLHQQEIKDPLVLVERESQFDIKANINGGGPSGQAGALRLAIARALNEFNPEERSVLKKAGFLTRDARAVERKKAGLHKARRAPQYSKR, encoded by the coding sequence GTGACCAACCCACAGGACGTCAATGAGAACCAGAACGTAGAGGCCACCGAGGCTTCCTACGATGATGTTCAGGCTGCCGCTGCTGCTGCCACTGAAGAGTTCACCTCTTCCATCGGCGACGCAGTTGCTACCGAGACCGAGGCTGAGGCTGCTCCGGCTGCACCGCTGACCCTGGATCGTCCGATTCAGACTGTCGGTCGTCGTAAGCGCGCTGTCGCCCGCGTCGTTCTGACCGCTGGTTCCGGCAAGATTGTCTGCAACGGCCGCGAGCTCGAGGATTACTTCCCGAACAAGCTGCACCAGCAGGAGATCAAGGATCCGCTGGTCCTGGTCGAGCGCGAGAGCCAGTTCGACATCAAGGCCAACATCAACGGTGGTGGCCCGTCCGGTCAGGCCGGTGCTCTGCGCCTGGCTATTGCTCGTGCCCTGAACGAGTTCAACCCGGAGGAGCGCAGCGTTCTCAAGAAGGCTGGCTTCCTCACCCGCGACGCTCGTGCTGTCGAGCGCAAGAAGGCTGGTCTGCACAAGGCCCGTCGCGCACCGCAGTACTCCAAGCGTTAA
- a CDS encoding acetyltransferase: MAVSTTATKTSDAKSSSSSSSVAKHPFRIRRVPGIDGLRGLAVATVVIYHYFDNVLPGGYIGVDIFFVLSGFLITSLLVRERAVTGRIDLKDFWLRRLRRIAPAAMFVLFISIAVAGLVGGDPAVGLSTQFLGTVFFVNNWTQIAGSQSYFADSGVQLLAHYWSLSVEEQFYLLWPLIFVALLALKLASRKLAAVAGIGAVASFVWMVSLYDPKVDPTRVYYGTDTHAFGLLFGAALALWLTSTSSRAEADSWPRTEPLLRDFFGSSAQAFVVASLPLIFLSLVLLMMSDTASATYRGGLVFASLLSVAILYLVVRGVSPVRQIFEFKPLCWLGKISFSLYLWHWPVIVLIRELLERNEAMQYENLAAFAGIALSLLLANWSYKNVESPIRRMGYRRWMSQFSGTQFAGSWKPRVAAGLALVVVVGAVVGMATAPKMTRLEAQLQEAAERRAQAQKAEEAELAKRVMPRGDQITAIGDSVMLASASALEEKLPGIYIDAAVSRGYPAAPEIIASMKAAGTLDPFVVLGLGINQSAAASDEHLLDEILDSLGEDRIIVLINPYGDRVWMPQSEREVLDAAKKRDNVYVSDWCHGVRDDLSKLRADLIHPTPDGAEVYANAVVDAFQQYAKNKKRIPDTCGI; the protein is encoded by the coding sequence ATGGCGGTGAGCACCACAGCCACCAAGACCTCCGACGCGAAGAGCTCCTCTAGCTCGTCGTCGGTGGCGAAGCATCCCTTCCGCATTCGACGCGTACCAGGCATTGATGGGCTGCGCGGTCTGGCCGTTGCCACAGTGGTGATCTACCACTACTTCGATAATGTGCTGCCCGGTGGCTACATCGGTGTGGATATCTTCTTCGTGCTCTCCGGATTTCTTATCACCTCGCTTCTGGTGCGCGAACGCGCGGTCACTGGGCGCATCGATCTAAAGGACTTCTGGCTCCGTCGACTGCGCCGCATCGCTCCGGCTGCGATGTTCGTGTTGTTTATTTCCATCGCCGTCGCAGGTCTGGTCGGCGGGGATCCCGCTGTTGGCTTGTCGACGCAGTTTCTCGGCACGGTCTTTTTCGTCAATAACTGGACGCAGATTGCGGGTTCTCAGTCCTATTTCGCGGATTCCGGAGTGCAGCTGTTAGCGCACTACTGGTCACTGTCGGTGGAGGAGCAGTTCTACTTGCTCTGGCCATTGATCTTTGTGGCTCTTCTCGCCCTGAAGCTGGCATCTCGCAAGCTGGCAGCAGTGGCGGGCATTGGGGCGGTTGCTTCTTTCGTGTGGATGGTCTCGCTCTACGATCCGAAGGTCGACCCCACGAGGGTCTACTACGGTACCGATACTCACGCCTTTGGACTCCTGTTTGGCGCGGCCCTCGCATTGTGGTTGACATCGACGTCGTCACGCGCAGAGGCGGACTCCTGGCCACGCACAGAACCCCTGCTGCGGGACTTCTTTGGCAGTTCTGCCCAAGCTTTCGTAGTGGCCTCGCTGCCTCTGATCTTCCTTTCGTTGGTTCTGCTGATGATGTCGGATACTGCGTCGGCGACTTACCGCGGTGGGTTGGTGTTCGCCTCGTTGCTGTCGGTGGCGATTCTCTATCTTGTCGTTCGCGGTGTCTCACCCGTGCGTCAGATTTTTGAGTTCAAGCCACTGTGCTGGCTGGGAAAGATTTCCTTCTCGCTGTACCTGTGGCACTGGCCGGTCATCGTGCTCATCCGCGAACTGCTGGAGCGCAATGAGGCCATGCAGTATGAGAACCTCGCTGCCTTCGCAGGCATCGCGCTATCGCTGCTTTTGGCGAACTGGTCGTACAAGAATGTGGAATCGCCAATTCGCCGGATGGGTTACCGCCGTTGGATGTCGCAGTTTTCGGGCACGCAGTTTGCCGGTTCCTGGAAGCCGCGCGTTGCAGCAGGGCTGGCGCTGGTCGTCGTGGTTGGTGCAGTTGTGGGAATGGCCACGGCGCCGAAGATGACGCGTTTGGAGGCACAGCTACAGGAGGCAGCTGAGCGCCGTGCACAGGCACAAAAGGCGGAGGAAGCCGAGTTGGCCAAGCGCGTTATGCCGCGTGGTGACCAGATCACCGCTATCGGCGACTCTGTGATGCTCGCCTCGGCGTCCGCGTTGGAAGAGAAGCTGCCCGGTATCTATATCGATGCGGCTGTTTCTCGTGGTTATCCGGCTGCGCCAGAGATTATCGCCAGTATGAAGGCGGCGGGTACGCTCGATCCATTCGTCGTGCTGGGTCTTGGTATCAATCAGTCGGCTGCGGCATCGGACGAACACCTGTTGGATGAGATCCTCGATTCGCTGGGTGAAGACCGCATCATTGTCCTCATCAACCCGTACGGTGATCGTGTGTGGATGCCGCAGTCGGAGAGGGAAGTCCTCGACGCGGCAAAGAAGCGCGACAATGTCTATGTGTCTGACTGGTGTCATGGTGTGCGTGATGATTTGTCCAAGCTGCGCGCGGACCTTATCCACCCGACCCCGGATGGCGCCGAGGTCTATGCCAATGCCGTGGTCGATGCTTTCCAGCAGTATGCGAAGAACAAGAAACGCATTCCGGACACCTGCGGAATCTAA
- a CDS encoding phosphoglucosamine mutase, whose protein sequence is MARLFGTDGVRGLANKTLTAPLAMRLGAAAATVLTSGTNPSGRRPLAIVGRDPRVSGEMLAAALSAGMASQGVDVLRVGVLPTPAVAFLTDDYGADMGVMISASHNPMPDNGIKFFAAGGTKLDDAVEKEIEHALHNLPETGPTGTGVGRVIEEAPDGLDRYLFHLSRAVSTKLDGIRVVVDCANGAASQAAPMAYAAAGADVVAIHDKPNSYNINDNCGSTHIEVLRAAVLEHGADLGLAHDGDADRCLAVDSQGNIVDGDQIMAILAVAMKEEGLLHHNTLVATVMSNLGLKLAMEENDIALRTTKVGDRYVLADLNAGGYSLGGEQSGHVVIPDHATTGDGTLTGLYLMARMARTGKSLAELASVMKVLPQTLINVPVSNKAAILESDEVKAAIDAAEEKLGSTGRVLLRPSGTEELFRVMVEAADAESARKIAGELAAVVAAV, encoded by the coding sequence ATGGCACGTCTTTTCGGAACTGATGGCGTCCGCGGTTTGGCGAATAAGACTCTGACCGCACCGCTGGCAATGCGGCTGGGTGCTGCTGCGGCCACTGTGCTGACTAGCGGCACGAATCCGTCGGGGCGTCGTCCCCTGGCCATTGTTGGCCGCGATCCGCGTGTCTCCGGTGAGATGCTCGCCGCAGCGCTGTCTGCCGGCATGGCTTCCCAGGGCGTCGACGTTTTGCGTGTCGGCGTGCTGCCCACTCCGGCTGTCGCTTTCCTCACCGACGACTACGGTGCCGACATGGGTGTGATGATTTCGGCTTCTCACAACCCCATGCCGGACAACGGCATCAAGTTCTTCGCCGCGGGCGGCACCAAGCTTGACGACGCGGTGGAGAAGGAAATCGAACACGCTCTCCACAACCTGCCGGAGACCGGCCCCACGGGCACCGGAGTGGGGCGTGTCATCGAGGAGGCCCCAGACGGGCTCGACCGCTACCTGTTCCACCTCTCCCGTGCGGTCAGCACCAAGCTCGACGGCATTCGCGTCGTAGTGGATTGTGCAAATGGTGCTGCTTCGCAGGCCGCCCCCATGGCGTACGCGGCCGCCGGTGCCGACGTCGTCGCTATTCATGACAAGCCGAACTCCTACAACATCAACGACAACTGCGGTTCCACCCACATTGAGGTTTTGCGCGCGGCAGTGCTGGAGCACGGCGCGGATCTGGGTCTGGCTCACGATGGCGATGCCGACCGCTGCCTGGCTGTGGACTCGCAGGGCAACATCGTCGATGGTGACCAAATCATGGCCATCCTGGCCGTCGCCATGAAGGAAGAGGGGCTACTGCACCACAACACGCTGGTGGCCACTGTGATGAGTAACCTCGGCCTCAAGCTGGCGATGGAGGAAAACGATATCGCCCTGCGTACCACCAAGGTCGGCGACCGCTACGTGCTGGCAGATTTGAACGCCGGCGGTTACTCGCTCGGCGGTGAGCAGTCGGGGCATGTGGTCATTCCGGATCACGCCACCACTGGTGACGGCACCCTCACCGGTCTGTACCTCATGGCGCGGATGGCACGCACCGGTAAGTCTCTGGCTGAGCTGGCCTCCGTAATGAAGGTGCTGCCGCAGACTCTTATCAACGTGCCGGTGTCCAACAAGGCCGCAATTCTGGAGTCTGATGAGGTCAAGGCCGCCATCGATGCAGCCGAGGAGAAGCTGGGTTCCACCGGTCGCGTGCTGTTGCGCCCGTCCGGCACCGAGGAGCTCTTCCGCGTCATGGTGGAGGCCGCCGATGCGGAATCGGCCCGCAAGATTGCCGGGGAGTTAGCTGCGGTTGTGGCCGCAGTCTAG
- a CDS encoding isopentenyl-diphosphate Delta-isomerase has translation MNDAPEDIKARFAPGEADIQVEVVDRDGRVLGTVGKLEAHVPPGILHRAFSLFLFDEQGRMLLQRRAESKYHSPLLLTNATCSHPLPGEPVADAVERRAKEELGADVSQLEEIGIVIYQVIDDRSGLAEHEYNHVYAGIVDPKSVDINPDEVDEVVYVTPQELAERRANEPMTEWFNHVWGVGAEKFSKYGFDIAGVPGIHGPAEAQAAAQSVSEKDV, from the coding sequence ATGAATGACGCGCCAGAGGACATTAAAGCCCGCTTTGCCCCGGGTGAAGCCGACATCCAGGTAGAGGTGGTCGATCGTGACGGTCGGGTTCTCGGTACCGTCGGCAAGCTTGAAGCACACGTTCCGCCGGGAATTTTGCACCGTGCTTTTTCTCTTTTCCTCTTCGATGAGCAGGGACGCATGCTGCTGCAGCGCCGTGCGGAGTCGAAGTATCACTCACCACTGCTACTGACGAATGCGACCTGCTCGCACCCACTGCCGGGGGAGCCGGTGGCCGATGCCGTTGAGCGTCGTGCGAAGGAAGAGCTCGGTGCGGATGTCTCCCAGTTGGAGGAAATCGGCATTGTTATCTACCAGGTCATCGATGATCGTTCGGGATTGGCGGAGCACGAGTACAACCACGTGTACGCCGGCATCGTCGATCCGAAGTCGGTGGATATCAACCCCGATGAGGTCGATGAAGTGGTGTACGTGACTCCGCAGGAACTCGCAGAACGTCGCGCGAACGAACCGATGACGGAGTGGTTTAACCACGTCTGGGGTGTTGGGGCGGAGAAGTTCTCCAAGTACGGTTTCGACATTGCGGGTGTGCCGGGTATCCATGGCCCAGCGGAGGCGCAGGCTGCCGCGCAGTCGGTTTCGGAAAAGGATGTGTAG
- the mvk gene encoding mevalonate kinase, whose protein sequence is MTSVENASVDDFGLDKSEELETGEFYALANEQGAAFGEGHAKSILLGEHSVVYGKPAIALPVTSLRTMAWIDRVEDSPVLFSMDGEVIDIDELPERFASIAAALRAGLRTFGIPERDLLVRLRSGIPPAAGLGGSAAVAHALIDAVRDLADGTLTERQRFDLVQEAERLAHGNPSGLDATVARASRPVYFKQGEFHPLKVAKKMWLVLGDTGVRGSTSLAVARVRGFVDSHRVHGQELLDHLGQLADGAVHNLAKGDFARLGHRMDSAQEALEELGVGHESITDLVTAARLAGAHGAKLTGAGCGGCVMALAESADHAELISHAMMGANAVATWTVEVNPS, encoded by the coding sequence GTGACCAGCGTAGAAAACGCCAGCGTCGACGACTTTGGCCTCGACAAGTCCGAGGAATTGGAGACCGGGGAGTTCTATGCCCTGGCCAATGAACAGGGTGCCGCATTCGGTGAAGGCCATGCCAAGTCGATTTTGTTGGGTGAGCACTCTGTCGTCTACGGCAAGCCGGCTATCGCACTGCCGGTGACGTCGCTGCGCACGATGGCGTGGATTGACCGCGTGGAGGATTCTCCCGTCCTGTTTTCCATGGACGGCGAGGTCATCGACATCGACGAGCTGCCGGAGCGCTTTGCCTCCATCGCCGCTGCACTCCGCGCTGGCCTGCGCACCTTCGGTATTCCCGAACGCGACCTGCTGGTTCGTCTCCGCTCCGGTATCCCACCCGCTGCAGGGCTGGGTGGTTCTGCCGCAGTGGCACATGCGCTTATCGACGCAGTGCGTGACCTCGCCGATGGCACTCTGACCGAGCGTCAGCGCTTTGACCTGGTGCAGGAAGCTGAGCGTCTGGCGCACGGTAACCCCTCTGGCCTGGATGCCACGGTTGCCCGCGCATCGCGTCCGGTTTACTTCAAGCAGGGTGAGTTCCATCCGCTGAAGGTGGCCAAGAAGATGTGGCTAGTGCTGGGGGATACCGGTGTGCGTGGTTCGACGTCGCTGGCCGTTGCCCGCGTGCGTGGTTTCGTCGATTCCCACCGAGTCCACGGCCAAGAGTTGCTGGACCACTTGGGGCAGCTGGCCGATGGCGCGGTGCACAACCTGGCCAAGGGCGATTTTGCCCGTCTGGGGCATCGCATGGACTCGGCGCAGGAAGCGCTAGAGGAACTAGGTGTTGGGCATGAGTCCATCACCGATCTCGTCACTGCCGCCCGACTGGCAGGTGCCCACGGGGCAAAGCTCACTGGTGCCGGTTGCGGTGGCTGTGTGATGGCGCTGGCAGAGTCCGCCGATCACGCGGAACTGATTAGCCATGCCATGATGGGCGCCAATGCCGTTGCTACTTGGACTGTGGAGGTAAATCCCTCGTGA
- the mvaD gene encoding diphosphomevalonate decarboxylase, with the protein MTTTATAVAHPNIALIKYWGKRDEAVQLPATGSLSLTLGIAPTTTTVSLIDDPSVTADSGTLNGQEMVGKDLSRVQKFLDLVRERAGSTSFAEVTSTNEIPTGAGLASSASGFGALALAAAKAYGLDYTPEQLSALARRGSGSACRSIFGGLVEWLPGDDDASSHAVALPDSGLDLSLVVAVLAPGRKKIDSRAAMRRTVETSPFFPAWVEQVPRDIEDMKAAIAAADFTAVGELAEANAMRMHATMLGALPPVRYWNPDSVAALDLVATLRDEGTECYATMDAGPNVKVLCRSGDAETIADRFRAEFEDIDVLVSGSGPGAYLV; encoded by the coding sequence GTGACCACGACCGCTACCGCCGTCGCTCATCCCAACATCGCCCTGATTAAATACTGGGGCAAGCGCGATGAGGCCGTGCAGCTACCGGCCACAGGTTCGCTGTCCCTTACTCTGGGCATCGCTCCGACGACGACCACGGTGTCGCTTATCGACGATCCCAGCGTCACCGCCGACTCGGGCACTCTGAACGGCCAGGAGATGGTGGGCAAGGACCTCTCCCGTGTCCAGAAGTTTTTGGATTTGGTCCGCGAGCGTGCGGGCAGCACTAGCTTCGCAGAGGTGACCAGCACCAACGAGATTCCGACGGGTGCGGGTCTGGCTTCGTCCGCGTCGGGTTTTGGCGCTCTCGCGCTGGCCGCGGCGAAGGCCTACGGCCTGGACTACACCCCGGAACAGCTCTCGGCTCTGGCCCGTCGCGGTTCGGGCTCGGCCTGTCGCTCTATTTTCGGCGGCCTCGTTGAGTGGCTGCCCGGCGATGACGATGCTTCCAGCCACGCAGTGGCTCTGCCGGATTCCGGCCTGGACCTCTCCCTGGTCGTGGCGGTTTTGGCCCCGGGGCGCAAGAAGATTGACAGCCGTGCCGCCATGCGTCGCACGGTCGAGACATCACCGTTCTTCCCGGCCTGGGTGGAGCAGGTGCCCCGCGATATCGAGGACATGAAGGCCGCCATCGCCGCTGCGGACTTCACGGCGGTCGGCGAGCTTGCCGAGGCCAACGCCATGCGCATGCACGCCACTATGCTGGGGGCTCTTCCTCCGGTGCGGTACTGGAATCCGGATTCGGTGGCGGCTCTCGATCTCGTCGCTACGCTGCGTGACGAGGGCACCGAGTGCTACGCCACCATGGATGCCGGGCCGAACGTGAAGGTGCTGTGCCGCAGCGGCGATGCCGAGACCATCGCGGATCGTTTCCGCGCAGAGTTCGAGGATATTGACGTGCTGGTTTCCGGCTCCGGCCCCGGCGCTTACCTGGTGTAG
- a CDS encoding phosphomevalonate kinase, with protein MSNAKGGPIEGESIGRGCGKLYLTGEYAVMDVEGLAVIAGVDRYVTVRCRDAEPSQPVSRVYSSYYGPQGRVIDIDAPDDIATHTISLVYRIAAGELENTPERPINIVIESDLDDADSGAKYGLGSSGAVAVAVTRALGTHLGLELDSLDVYKIAMVATLLAGAAGSGGDIACSAHGGVVLYRRPNPTALAELVAADPVAAVAAPWPNLRIDARTDLGGLQLLVGWTGSPVKTDSQLKKAGGADRDFVRGVSSISERLWQALADGDHTAAFACLRENRTLLQDYERERAVCIETEKLKALADIADGAGAAGKSSGSGGGDCGIALVGVSDGVDAESSTRETAADITARWQAAGIRPLPLKLAAQL; from the coding sequence TTGAGCAACGCTAAAGGCGGACCTATCGAAGGCGAGTCCATCGGCCGTGGCTGCGGCAAGCTGTACCTCACTGGTGAGTATGCGGTGATGGATGTCGAGGGGCTGGCCGTCATCGCAGGAGTCGACCGCTATGTGACAGTTCGGTGCCGCGATGCCGAACCATCGCAGCCGGTCTCTCGCGTGTACTCCAGCTATTACGGCCCGCAGGGGCGCGTCATTGATATCGATGCACCAGATGACATCGCTACCCATACGATTTCCCTGGTCTATCGCATTGCTGCGGGCGAGTTGGAAAACACCCCAGAGCGCCCCATAAATATCGTCATTGAATCAGACCTCGATGACGCCGACAGTGGTGCGAAGTATGGCCTGGGATCCTCCGGGGCTGTCGCTGTGGCTGTAACTCGTGCGCTGGGGACGCACCTGGGTCTGGAGCTGGATTCACTGGACGTGTACAAGATTGCGATGGTGGCCACGCTTCTGGCTGGTGCAGCTGGTTCCGGCGGCGATATCGCGTGCTCCGCGCACGGCGGGGTGGTGCTCTATCGCCGGCCGAATCCGACGGCGCTCGCAGAGCTCGTGGCGGCTGATCCTGTCGCTGCCGTGGCGGCACCGTGGCCGAATCTTCGCATTGACGCCCGCACCGACCTCGGTGGGCTACAACTGTTGGTCGGCTGGACGGGCAGTCCGGTGAAGACGGACTCGCAGTTGAAGAAGGCCGGTGGCGCAGACCGTGATTTTGTGCGCGGGGTCTCGTCGATAAGCGAAAGACTCTGGCAGGCGCTTGCCGACGGCGACCACACCGCGGCGTTTGCCTGCCTGCGTGAGAATCGGACGCTGCTGCAGGACTATGAGCGTGAGCGTGCTGTATGCATCGAGACGGAGAAACTGAAAGCGCTCGCCGACATCGCCGATGGCGCGGGGGCCGCGGGCAAGAGCAGCGGCTCCGGTGGTGGTGACTGCGGAATCGCGCTGGTGGGAGTCTCAGATGGTGTCGATGCTGAGAGTTCGACCCGAGAGACTGCCGCGGACATCACCGCGCGCTGGCAAGCAGCTGGCATCCGGCCGTTGCCGCTGAAGCTGGCCGCTCAACTTTGA
- a CDS encoding hydroxymethylglutaryl-CoA reductase yields MAEKSSHDLEYAHVPLSWIGPVRISGNVMNDEVKIPLATYETPLWPSCGRGAKVSRMIEGGITCTFVGEKMTRSVIFTLDSAADAVIARDNILSRYDELKKVVESSSRFAKLVDIHFQIASRLLFVRFDFFSGDASGHNMATLASERLMSYLMEQMPELGYGSISGNYCTDKKTSAVNGILGRGKYVIAEAVIPEPVVRERLRTTAKRLAELNERKNLVGSIMAGSLRSGNAHYANMLLGFYLATGQDAANIVEGSQGLTQVEALDDGSVRFSCTLPHLIVGSVGNGKGLDFVEKNLTALGCKEDREPGENARRLAACCAAIVWCGELSLLAAQTNPGELMEAHVSIERAK; encoded by the coding sequence ATGGCTGAAAAGAGCTCGCACGACCTGGAATATGCACACGTACCGCTGAGCTGGATTGGTCCGGTGCGCATTAGTGGCAACGTCATGAATGACGAGGTGAAGATTCCGCTGGCGACTTACGAGACCCCGCTGTGGCCGTCGTGTGGTCGCGGTGCGAAGGTCTCCCGCATGATCGAAGGTGGCATTACCTGCACTTTCGTCGGTGAGAAGATGACCCGATCGGTGATTTTCACTCTCGACTCGGCAGCGGATGCCGTCATTGCGCGCGACAACATCCTGTCTCGTTATGACGAGCTGAAGAAGGTCGTGGAGTCCTCCTCGCGTTTTGCCAAGCTGGTAGATATTCACTTCCAGATCGCATCGCGTCTTCTCTTTGTCCGCTTTGACTTCTTCTCCGGTGATGCCTCGGGCCACAACATGGCCACGCTGGCGTCTGAGCGTTTGATGTCCTACCTGATGGAGCAGATGCCAGAGTTGGGCTATGGCTCCATCTCGGGCAACTACTGCACCGATAAGAAGACCTCCGCAGTCAATGGCATTCTGGGCCGCGGTAAGTACGTAATCGCCGAGGCCGTCATTCCGGAGCCGGTTGTCCGCGAGCGTCTGCGCACAACTGCCAAGCGCCTGGCTGAGCTCAACGAACGCAAGAACCTCGTCGGCTCCATCATGGCCGGTTCGCTGCGCAGCGGTAATGCGCACTACGCCAATATGCTGCTGGGCTTTTACCTCGCTACCGGTCAGGACGCTGCGAATATCGTCGAAGGCTCGCAGGGGCTGACGCAGGTAGAGGCGCTTGACGACGGCTCCGTGCGCTTTAGCTGCACCCTGCCACATTTGATCGTCGGTTCCGTGGGCAACGGCAAGGGCTTGGACTTCGTGGAGAAGAATCTCACAGCGCTGGGCTGCAAGGAGGACCGTGAGCCGGGCGAGAATGCCCGTCGTCTAGCAGCGTGCTGCGCGGCAATCGTCTGGTGTGGTGAGCTTTCCCTGCTCGCGGCACAGACGAACCCGGGGGAGCTGATGGAGGCGCACGTTTCTATCGAGCGTGCGAAGTAG
- a CDS encoding hydroxymethylglutaryl-CoA synthase — MTTSNVTPIGIDDIAFATGSYCIDLADIAPRLGAEPAKYHKGLGQERSSVVASDEDPVTMAAAAVKKIVDRHGIDGVRTIMFATETGIDQSKAAAVYVHELVGLDPHARSVELKQACYSGTAALQFACALVARNPEEKVIVVASDIARYDLDSAAEPTQGAGAVAMLVTANPRILAIDAASGVFTREVMDFWRPNHRSQALVEGKLSISAYIDAVQGAYEDYRARGGVDFSEIDYFSYHQPFTKMAYKAHRQLSANNGVELTAEDEARQLGPTTEYNRIIGNSYTASAYFGLLSLLDTEKDLAGKKVAVVSYGSGSVAEFLTGNVVEGYESQLRAADNARELAERVKLDDPTYYRHAQVTHEDPGEYSNLGDDALIGTGPFSFTGVEGCKRIYRAR; from the coding sequence ATGACAACAAGCAATGTGACCCCGATCGGTATTGATGACATCGCCTTTGCGACGGGTTCGTACTGCATTGACCTCGCCGATATTGCGCCCCGACTCGGAGCGGAACCGGCAAAGTACCACAAGGGCCTGGGGCAGGAACGCTCCAGCGTGGTTGCCTCTGATGAAGATCCGGTGACGATGGCCGCGGCCGCGGTGAAGAAGATCGTTGACCGCCACGGTATCGACGGCGTGCGCACCATCATGTTCGCCACTGAGACCGGTATCGACCAGTCGAAGGCCGCTGCTGTCTATGTCCACGAGCTGGTCGGTCTTGACCCGCACGCGCGATCTGTCGAGCTGAAGCAGGCTTGCTACTCCGGTACCGCGGCGCTGCAGTTCGCGTGCGCTTTGGTGGCCCGCAATCCGGAGGAGAAGGTCATCGTTGTCGCCTCCGACATTGCCCGCTATGACCTGGACTCCGCTGCGGAGCCGACCCAGGGCGCAGGTGCTGTAGCCATGCTGGTGACCGCTAATCCGCGCATCCTGGCTATCGATGCGGCTTCGGGCGTCTTTACCCGCGAAGTTATGGACTTCTGGCGGCCGAACCACCGCAGCCAGGCGTTGGTGGAGGGCAAGCTCTCTATTAGCGCTTACATTGACGCTGTTCAGGGTGCTTATGAGGACTACCGTGCCCGCGGCGGCGTGGACTTCAGCGAGATTGACTACTTCAGCTACCACCAGCCGTTTACCAAGATGGCCTACAAGGCGCACCGGCAGCTTTCGGCCAATAACGGTGTGGAGCTCACCGCAGAGGATGAGGCCCGCCAGCTCGGCCCAACCACTGAGTACAACCGCATCATCGGTAACTCCTACACCGCATCGGCCTACTTCGGCCTGCTCTCGCTGCTGGACACCGAGAAGGACCTGGCTGGTAAGAAGGTCGCTGTTGTCTCCTATGGTTCCGGCTCGGTTGCTGAGTTCCTCACCGGCAATGTGGTCGAGGGCTACGAGTCCCAGCTGCGCGCCGCAGATAATGCGCGTGAACTGGCTGAACGCGTGAAGCTCGATGATCCGACCTACTACCGCCACGCTCAGGTGACGCATGAAGATCCGGGTGAGTACTCCAACCTGGGAGACGACGCCCTGATTGGCACCGGCCCATTCAGCTTCACCGGTGTTGAGGGGTGTAAGCGCATCTACCGCGCTCGTTAG